Proteins from one Bacteroidota bacterium genomic window:
- a CDS encoding alkaline phosphatase family protein: MYYFFIAFLLLFSCGKEKHNPALKTKNVVVLIMDGARYTETWGDSTHTYIPHLAKDMAPYGVVSTTFYNGGPTYTLAGHSAITTGVYQEINNSGQEYPKNPGVFQVWEKYIGNNAQYAWVISSKDKLVILGDCNDAIWTGKYRPTTNCGVEGHGLGSGLRPDSMTCKAALNILSQYHPRLSLISFMEPDIPAHAGVWDNYINGIRGSDEYIFRIWSFLQTDKYFKGTTTVFVTNDHGRHSDGIADGFVSHGDNCDGCRHIEFYASGPDFKKNCVLSTHRELIDIPVTIAYMLGVQLPQSQGQVMTELFKKINN; this comes from the coding sequence ATGTATTATTTCTTTATCGCGTTTTTACTGCTTTTTTCGTGTGGAAAAGAAAAGCACAACCCTGCATTAAAGACAAAGAATGTTGTTGTGCTTATTATGGACGGCGCAAGGTATACAGAAACCTGGGGCGACAGCACGCATACCTATATTCCGCATCTGGCAAAGGATATGGCGCCCTATGGTGTTGTGAGTACCACGTTTTATAACGGTGGTCCTACATATACGTTAGCAGGACACAGCGCGATAACAACGGGTGTGTATCAGGAAATCAACAACAGCGGTCAGGAATATCCTAAAAATCCCGGAGTGTTTCAGGTGTGGGAAAAGTATATTGGCAACAATGCTCAGTATGCCTGGGTGATAAGCAGTAAAGATAAGCTTGTGATACTGGGCGATTGCAACGACGCAATCTGGACAGGCAAGTACAGACCGACCACCAACTGCGGTGTTGAAGGACACGGGCTGGGCAGCGGTTTGAGACCCGACAGCATGACGTGCAAGGCAGCGCTCAATATCCTTTCGCAGTATCACCCGCGGCTTTCGCTCATCAGTTTTATGGAGCCCGACATTCCGGCACATGCGGGCGTTTGGGATAATTACATCAACGGCATCCGCGGAAGCGATGAGTACATTTTCAGAATATGGAGTTTTCTGCAAACCGATAAATACTTCAAAGGAACTACAACGGTGTTTGTAACCAACGATCATGGACGGCATTCAGACGGCATAGCCGACGGATTTGTAAGTCATGGTGATAACTGCGACGGATGCCGGCACATTGAATTCTATGCATCGGGACCGGATTTCAAAAAGAACTGCGTTTTAAGTACACACCGTGAGCTTATTGATATTCCCGTAACGATTGCATATATGCTGGGAGTGCAGCTTCCCCAGAGTCAGGGGCAGGTGATGACGGAGCTTTTTAAGAAAATTAATAATTAA
- a CDS encoding T9SS type A sorting domain-containing protein, with amino-acid sequence MKRFLLFAAVCIISLSAIAQKATRTSVANGLFNTATTWDCNCVPVDGDNIVVNTNVSLNLDWGYSSGTLTINPGASLIKDNSGVRSVWISMTGGLINNGTFIVDNLLAHGAPIVNNDSMQIQGWFANYFGFTNNGVVNPVDSISNMGIINNAADGKIVGTHFLNNGIEMNQGKHIATYLLNVDTLNNTGHITASNFQNDGLVNSDGEIDVTINFYSNHHFHNNAAGNLHVTSNFLNADSIMHTCTFYNAGAVEVGSNWMNYDTIQGPSTGHFCVHGNTWNKGKMLGAFDFCDLSNLGSGVVDLNTGTIAPTVTKCVFNCYSGIAMNSEVAVSVYPNPFTNNLIIDLGALTSGNVTIVLSDLQGRQVMSQEVQGAQTVSLNCNDLASGLYIYSIRENGIVRFAGKAIKE; translated from the coding sequence ATGAAAAGATTTTTACTTTTTGCAGCAGTCTGTATTATCTCGTTATCGGCCATAGCACAGAAAGCAACGCGTACGAGTGTTGCCAACGGCTTGTTTAATACTGCCACTACATGGGATTGCAACTGCGTTCCTGTTGACGGCGATAATATAGTTGTAAATACCAACGTGAGCCTGAACCTTGACTGGGGTTATTCGTCGGGTACGCTGACTATCAATCCGGGTGCATCGCTGATTAAAGATAACAGCGGCGTTCGCTCTGTATGGATTTCAATGACCGGCGGCCTGATAAACAACGGTACTTTTATTGTTGACAACCTGCTGGCGCACGGCGCTCCAATCGTGAATAACGATTCCATGCAGATACAGGGATGGTTTGCCAATTATTTCGGCTTTACGAACAATGGTGTTGTAAATCCTGTTGACAGCATTTCAAATATGGGAATCATCAACAATGCCGCCGACGGTAAAATTGTGGGTACTCATTTTCTGAACAACGGTATTGAAATGAATCAGGGTAAACACATCGCCACCTATCTTTTGAATGTAGACACTCTGAATAATACAGGCCACATTACCGCTTCAAATTTTCAGAACGACGGTCTTGTGAACAGCGACGGTGAGATTGATGTAACCATCAATTTCTACAGCAATCATCATTTTCATAATAATGCAGCAGGCAATCTGCATGTGACATCAAACTTCCTGAATGCCGACAGCATTATGCATACCTGCACCTTTTACAATGCCGGAGCCGTTGAGGTAGGTTCAAACTGGATGAATTACGACACCATTCAAGGTCCGTCAACCGGACATTTCTGCGTACACGGAAACACATGGAACAAGGGAAAGATGCTTGGTGCGTTTGATTTCTGCGACCTTTCAAATCTTGGAAGCGGCGTTGTAGATTTGAATACCGGAACCATTGCCCCTACTGTAACAAAGTGTGTTTTCAACTGCTATTCAGGTATTGCCATGAACAGCGAAGTTGCAGTGAGCGTATATCCCAATCCGTTTACCAACAATCTTATCATTGACCTTGGCGCACTGACCAGCGGCAATGTTACCATTGTACTGAGCGACCTTCAGGGAAGACAGGTGATGAGCCAGGAAGTACAGGGCGCACAAACCGTTTCACTGAACTGCAACGACCTTGCTTCCGGATTATATATATACAGCATCCGTGAAAACGGTATTGTGAGATTTGCCGGAAAAGCAATAAAAGAATAA